The following are encoded in a window of Blastocatellia bacterium genomic DNA:
- a CDS encoding aminotransferase class I/II-fold pyridoxal phosphate-dependent enzyme, whose protein sequence is MERAMAGGAVSDMPLEDFRRFGHQVVEWIADYLAGIERYPVLARVRPGEIRQRLSAHPPREGESLEVILRDFEQVVLPGITHWNHPGFMAYFAITGSGPGILGELLAAALNVNAMLWKTSPAATELEQVVLDWLRQMLGLPPEFEGIIYDTASISSLCALAAAREALGLGVREEGLAGRAALPRLRIYASEEAHSSIEKAAIVLGFGQAGVRKIPTDEAFRMDVSALERAIEEDRAMGWRPCCVVATVGTTSTTSSDPVPEIARVCERYGVWLHVDAAYAGAAAIVPEFRHVLDGCERADSLVVNPHKWLFTPMDLSAFYCRRMDVLRRAFSLVPEYLRTEEEGVRNFMDYGPQLGRRFRALKLWMVIRYFGQEGLAARIREHIRLAQQFAAWVDADPDFERVAPTPLSTVCFRARPQSLALSEADLDRFNAALLEAINATGECFLSHTRIRGRLALRLAIGNVRTNERHVQRAWELLRAHAARLRSEWPKA, encoded by the coding sequence ATGGAACGCGCTATGGCAGGAGGGGCGGTATCGGACATGCCCCTGGAGGACTTCCGGCGGTTCGGGCATCAAGTGGTGGAGTGGATCGCCGATTACTTGGCCGGAATCGAACGCTACCCCGTTTTGGCGCGCGTTCGTCCGGGGGAGATTCGACAGCGCTTGTCCGCGCATCCGCCTCGCGAGGGGGAATCGTTGGAGGTGATCCTGCGCGATTTCGAACAGGTCGTGCTGCCGGGGATCACGCATTGGAACCATCCGGGCTTTATGGCCTATTTCGCGATCACGGGATCGGGACCAGGAATTCTCGGCGAGCTGCTCGCCGCGGCGTTGAACGTGAACGCGATGCTGTGGAAGACGTCGCCGGCAGCCACCGAATTGGAACAAGTCGTGCTCGATTGGCTGCGACAGATGCTCGGGTTGCCACCGGAGTTCGAGGGCATCATTTACGATACGGCTTCGATCTCCAGTCTGTGCGCATTGGCCGCGGCGCGCGAGGCCTTGGGATTAGGCGTGCGCGAAGAAGGATTGGCGGGGCGAGCGGCGTTGCCGCGCCTCCGTATCTATGCCTCCGAGGAAGCGCATTCCTCCATCGAGAAGGCGGCGATCGTCCTTGGCTTTGGGCAAGCAGGCGTGCGGAAGATTCCGACCGATGAGGCCTTTCGCATGGACGTGAGCGCGTTGGAGCGCGCCATTGAGGAAGACCGTGCGATGGGATGGCGACCGTGTTGCGTCGTGGCGACCGTGGGCACGACGTCTACGACGAGCAGCGATCCGGTCCCGGAGATCGCGCGCGTGTGCGAACGCTATGGGGTGTGGCTGCATGTGGATGCCGCGTATGCCGGAGCGGCAGCGATCGTGCCGGAGTTTCGGCACGTCCTGGACGGATGCGAGCGCGCGGATTCGCTCGTCGTCAATCCGCACAAGTGGCTCTTCACGCCAATGGATTTGAGCGCGTTTTACTGTCGGCGCATGGACGTGCTGCGGCGCGCCTTCAGTTTGGTGCCGGAGTATCTCCGCACGGAGGAGGAAGGGGTGCGAAACTTCATGGACTACGGACCGCAATTGGGACGCCGCTTTCGCGCCTTGAAGCTGTGGATGGTCATTCGGTATTTCGGGCAAGAGGGATTGGCGGCGCGCATTCGCGAGCACATTCGCCTCGCTCAGCAGTTCGCCGCATGGGTGGATGCTGACCCTGATTTCGAGCGCGTGGCGCCAACGCCGTTGAGCACGGTCTGTTTCCGCGCGCGTCCGCAAAGCCTCGCGTTATCGGAGGCCGACTTGGATCGCTTCAATGCCGCGTTGCTGGAGGCGATCAACGCCACGGGGGAATGCTTCCTCTCGCATACGCGGATACGCGGACGACTGGCGTTGCGCCTGGCGATCGGGAATGTGCGGACCAATGAACGGCATGTGCAGCGCGCGTGGGAGTTGCTGCGCGCGCACGCGGCTCGTCTTCGGTCCGAATGGCCGAAGGCATGA
- a CDS encoding 2,3-bisphosphoglycerate-independent phosphoglycerate mutase encodes MLSLNHFRQLATKTDTKIVQLVLDGLGGLPNETGRSELEAARTPNLDELARRALCGLADPVAPGITPGSGPGHLAIFGYDPLVWEIGRGVLEALGIGFELQPGDVAARGNFVTLDGTGVIVDRRAGRISTDHCVELCARLQAEIREIEGVEVLIRPVKEHRFALILRGEGLGDGIEDTDPQRVGLKPKPVQVRDQSSERTARVVRRFLERAFEILADERPANGVTLRGFSRRPDIPPMTEVFRLTPAAIATYPMYRGLARLVGMQIIETPPEEDLSALAERLRENFDRYDYFYVHVKKTDSYGEDGNFEGKVQVLERVDEILIPAILALRPDVVAITGDHSTPSVLRGHSWHPVPYLLYAKYLQSDDVTEFSERAFLRGGLGRFRLVEGLPQLLAHAQKLLKYGA; translated from the coding sequence ATGCTCTCGTTGAACCATTTCCGACAACTCGCGACGAAGACGGATACGAAGATCGTGCAGCTCGTCCTGGATGGCCTGGGCGGACTGCCGAATGAGACGGGCCGATCGGAGCTGGAGGCCGCGCGCACGCCGAATCTGGATGAGCTGGCGCGGCGCGCGCTTTGCGGTCTCGCGGATCCGGTCGCCCCTGGGATCACGCCCGGAAGTGGACCGGGCCATCTGGCCATTTTCGGGTATGATCCGCTGGTGTGGGAGATCGGGCGCGGCGTGCTCGAAGCGTTGGGCATCGGTTTTGAGCTGCAGCCGGGAGACGTGGCAGCGCGGGGGAATTTCGTCACGCTCGATGGAACCGGGGTGATCGTGGATCGGCGCGCCGGGCGCATCTCCACCGATCACTGCGTCGAGTTGTGCGCGCGACTGCAAGCGGAGATCCGCGAGATCGAAGGCGTCGAAGTCCTCATTCGTCCCGTCAAAGAGCATCGCTTCGCATTGATCTTGCGCGGGGAGGGACTGGGCGATGGCATAGAGGATACAGATCCACAGCGGGTTGGTTTGAAGCCGAAGCCTGTCCAAGTGCGCGATCAATCGTCCGAGCGCACCGCGCGCGTCGTGCGTCGGTTTCTGGAGCGCGCCTTTGAGATTCTCGCCGATGAGCGTCCGGCCAATGGCGTGACTCTACGCGGCTTCTCGCGTCGGCCGGACATTCCTCCGATGACCGAAGTCTTCCGCCTCACGCCCGCTGCCATCGCCACCTATCCGATGTATCGCGGCCTGGCGCGATTGGTCGGCATGCAGATCATCGAGACGCCGCCGGAGGAAGATCTCTCAGCGCTCGCCGAGCGGCTGCGCGAGAACTTCGACCGTTACGACTATTTCTACGTGCACGTGAAGAAGACCGATAGCTACGGCGAGGATGGGAACTTCGAGGGCAAGGTGCAGGTGCTCGAGCGCGTGGATGAAATCCTCATCCCGGCGATCCTCGCCTTGCGACCGGATGTCGTCGCCATCACGGGGGATCACAGCACGCCCTCGGTCTTGAGGGGCCACAGTTGGCATCCGGTCCCGTATCTGCTTTACGCGAAATATCTGCAATCGGACGATGTGACGGAGTTCAGCGAACGGGCGTTCCTGCGTGGCGGATTGGGACGCTTCCGCTTGGTGGAAGGATTGCCGCAGCTTCTGGCGCACGCGCAGAAGCTCCTGAAGTATGGCGCTTGA